Part of the Brevibacillus brevis genome is shown below.
AAACGGCCGCTGGTTTCCTGGCCAAGCAAATGGAACAATAGCGCGAAAACGAACAAAGACAGCCTCTCCTATCGGGGCTGTTTTTCTTTTGCCTTTCAAGTTTTCTTGCTAGGAATACGCATGTGGTATAATGTACAAAGTTTCTGGTTGGAGAGGAGAAAATTCACTCATATGGCTCAAGAAAAGGCATCTGTACAATTTGTGAAAGGCGCCGCGATTCTCGGGGTAGCCGGTCTTGTCTCCAAGCTGCTTGGCGCGGTGTACCGCATTCCGTACCAAAACATTGCCGGTGATATCGGCTTGTACGTATACATGCAAGTTTACCCGCTGTATACCACGCTGCTCATCCTGGCGACGGCGGGTTTTCCCATTGCAATTTCCAAGATTGTCTCCGAGAGGGTGGCCGTTGGCGATGCGATCGGAGCGCGAAGAGCGTTTCGGGTTGCCAGCCTTGCCTTGATCGTGCTCGGCTTGTTTTTCTTTCTGCTGTTGTATGCGGGGGCGCCGATGGTCGCCGCGTTCATGGGGGACGGGCATTTGACCACGCCGCTTCGGGCGGTCGCCTGGTCGCTGCCGCTCGTGCCCATGGCGGCCATCCTGCGGGGGTATTTCCAGGGACATCAGAATATGATGCCCACAGGCGTTTCTCAGGTAGTCGAGCAGTTGATCCGCGTCATCTTCATTCTGCTCACGGCGTTTTGGGCCATGAGTCAGTACCAGGATGCCTACCTTGCCGGGACGGGTGCGGTATTCGCCGCTTTCCCTGGCGGTGCGGCGGCTGTATTGGTGCTCTTGTGGTACTGGCGCAAGGACAAGCAGGGCAGACAGCTTGTAGCGGAACAAGGGCAGTCTCAAGGAGTCGCTGCTTGGACCAACCGTCAGATTTTGCGCAGTCTCCTGTTTTACGCGCTGCCGATTTGCATGGGGGCGCTGGTATTGCCGCTCATCCCGCTGGTCGACTCGATCACGGTCGTGAACATGCTGCAGTGGAGCGGGATGCCTGAAGATCTGGCCAAGCTGGCGAAAGGGGCGTTTGACCGCGGTCAGCCGCTCATTCAATTCGGAACATTTTTTGCTACATCGCTTTCCCTGGCATTGGTGCCGGCGATCAGCGAAGCGGTGGCGCAGCGCCAACACCAGATGATTGCCAGCCGCTCGGAAGTAGCCATTCGCCTGACCTTTCTGTTAGGTCTTCCAGCGTCGTTCGGTCTTGCTTTGCTGGCAGAGCCGATCAATGTGATGCTGTACGGTGATACCAACGGCACGGAGGCACTCGCCGTGCAGTCGTTCACGATCGTCTTTGCGACGCTCAGCATCTCCAGCGCAGGGATTTTGCAAGGGCTGGGAAGGGTGATGCGGCCTGCACGCAACCTGTTTATCGGTGTGGTGGTCAAGCTCATCCTAAACCTGGTGCTGGTACCGATCTGGGGCATTACCGGAGGAGCGATGTCCACGGTGCTTGCCTATCTGGTAGCGATGGGATTGAACGTACTGGCTGTCAAAAAGTACACCGGTGCTGCAATCGGCATCCGTCAGACCGTACTGAAGCCATTGATCTCGGTATTGATCATGTCTGTGGTGGTCATCGTGGTCGAATGGGGAGCCTCTTCCTTGCTCGGCAGTGCGGCGGTGCCGCAGCGCCTGTTCCACACCGTCGTCGGTTTGTTGGCCGTAGGCTGCGGTGCTTTGGTCTACTTGCTTGCCCTTCTGAGGACAGGGG
Proteins encoded:
- a CDS encoding polysaccharide biosynthesis protein yields the protein MAQEKASVQFVKGAAILGVAGLVSKLLGAVYRIPYQNIAGDIGLYVYMQVYPLYTTLLILATAGFPIAISKIVSERVAVGDAIGARRAFRVASLALIVLGLFFFLLLYAGAPMVAAFMGDGHLTTPLRAVAWSLPLVPMAAILRGYFQGHQNMMPTGVSQVVEQLIRVIFILLTAFWAMSQYQDAYLAGTGAVFAAFPGGAAAVLVLLWYWRKDKQGRQLVAEQGQSQGVAAWTNRQILRSLLFYALPICMGALVLPLIPLVDSITVVNMLQWSGMPEDLAKLAKGAFDRGQPLIQFGTFFATSLSLALVPAISEAVAQRQHQMIASRSEVAIRLTFLLGLPASFGLALLAEPINVMLYGDTNGTEALAVQSFTIVFATLSISSAGILQGLGRVMRPARNLFIGVVVKLILNLVLVPIWGITGGAMSTVLAYLVAMGLNVLAVKKYTGAAIGIRQTVLKPLISVLIMSVVVIVVEWGASSLLGSAAVPQRLFHTVVGLLAVGCGALVYLLALLRTGGLTRTDIQFLPKGKRIASLLSKLHLLPK